Within Lolium rigidum isolate FL_2022 chromosome 5, APGP_CSIRO_Lrig_0.1, whole genome shotgun sequence, the genomic segment TTGATGCCATATGAGGGGGAAAGATAGGGTGAACTAGCCAGTTATTTGCAGCTCCATGCCGTGGAAGTTTTTTCCAGTTGTATTCTCGTGCTTATTATATCTGCCAATTTTCTCTCAGGGCAAGGAGTATGTCTTTGTTGCCAACTCAGACAACTTGGGTGCTATAGTTGACATCAGTATCCTAACATGAAGATCAGTTTTGCTCATTTTCAATCTAGTTCTCTTTTTGTGTCTTGTACATTCTGCCATGAATTGAATCCTTAACCATCACAGAGATATTGAACCACCTGATCAACAACCAGAATGAATACTGCATGGAGGTATGTAACGAAGCTACTTTTGCAATTGAATTTGTAATTACATAATTTAATTTCTGCATCCATGTTAGGTTACTCCGAAAACATTGGCTGATGTTAAAGGTGGCACCCTCATCTCATATGAAGGAAGGGTCCAGGTATAGTAATTGCTTGTCCAAACTTGGCTGGCAGTACTTAATTACCTTTTTCTGCTTGTAACATAAAAATCAATGGCTATGCTGTGATTTTCAAGTTGCAATTTTAAAATTGGACAAGTTAAACATGATATGCAGCTTTAAATATTTTTCTCTATTATTTTGTGCAGCTCTTGGAGATTGCCCAAGTCCCTGATGAGCATGTAAGAACCCTCCATTGAGTTGTGCTTTTCTAAGCCATGAGAGTTGTAAGAGGCCAAGAACTTATGAATACTTCCCTTTTGTGCATTTGGTCAGGTGAATGAATTCAAGTCAATTGAGAAGTTCAAGATATTCAATACCAACAACCTGTAAGAAACTTAAGCTGTTTCTTGCTTTAATTAATAAATAATGACGTCTGTTGCTAACGGCTTCTGGTATCAGGTGGGTGAACTTGAAGGCGATCAAGAGGCTTGTTGAAGCTGATGCACTTAAGATGGAGATCATTCCCAACCCTAAGGTACATCCTTGTCGTGCATTTTCTGTTTGATTCTATTCATTTGAATTTATCTAAGCAGTTAGTTCTTACAGGAAGTTGATGGCGTGAAAGTCCTTCAGCTAGAAACTGCAGCTGGGGCAGCGATCCGGGTATATAAACAACTTGTCTTAAAATGATGTTGCTGCTCCatctttgtttcttttctttaaTTCTGTGCACTAATGGTTTTCCTTATTCTAGTTCTTTGAGAAAGCAATCGGCATCAACGGTCCCCGCTCAAGGTTTCTGCCCGTGAAGGCTACATCAGATTTGTTGCTTGTGCAGGTAGATCTGAAATTCTCTCCATGTTTTTTTGGTTTGGCATCATGATGAGACAACTGCTGATCTCATTTTTTGTCCCACAGTCTGACCTCTATACCTTGGTCGATGGCTATGTCATCCGCAACCCAGCTAGAGTGAAGCCTTCAAACCCTTCCATTGAGCTTGGTCCTGAGTTCAAGAAGGTGATAGTCAAAacctttgccattttcattatgcattttttttttgtcaattaGTGGAAACAAAGCATATAGAAGAGCAAATGGTGTGGTGAAACTGGAGTATTGTTCTGACTGTCTTTTTGTTGACAAATTGTAGGTCGCCAGTTTCCTGGCCCGGTTCAAGTCAATCCCCAGCATCGTTGAGCTCGACAGCTTGAAGGTCTCTGGTGATGTCTCGTTTGGCTCTGGCGTCGTACTCAAGGTAAACTTCCAGTCATTGTTCTCCTTCTATTTACCCTGTCAGTGGCGAAGGGATGCAGAACTACCTGTTATATATGTCTGTTCCATCTGTCTGCACACCTTGGCTTGTGCCCCCTGACCTGACCTGACCTGACTTTGACTCATTACCAATGCCATCTGCAGGGCAACGTGACCATCACTGCCAAGTCCGGAGTCAAGCTGGAGATCCCAGACGGAGCTGTGCTTGAGAACAAGGTAGACATTCACATCCCGAACTATCAATCTGAAACTTGTGGTTCCTCCGCCCTATATGCTGTGACACATGTTCTTCTTTTATATCCAGGACATCAACGGCCCGGAGGATCTTTGAGCGACGCTCACTCACCACTGCCAGATGCATCCCGGAAGCCTTCCAGTTCTCCTTCCTGAGTTAACAACAGTTGTAATTTTCGTGTGCATTCCGCTGTGGGGTTGTCCTGTGGGAGCCCTGTTACAGAATAATTGTAATCCCCTCTGTCCATCTGCACTTCTGTCCTTCCTGGTGGGTACCAGGGACGTAAAGTTCTTTTTGATCAAGTGATATGCTATAGTTTTATTTTCATGTCTGCCTTATCATTGTGCTGTCATGTTACTTAGTTTTTAATGTTGTTGGAGAGTATTTTGCTGCCAGTTGTGACGTTCACTGCATTCCATACTGGCTATTTCATTGAGAGCTCATTTGGCAGACAATCATTTCATTTGGCAATCCATAGAAATGACAGGGCACGGGAAGGAATTCAAGTTAGGCATGGGATGAGAACCATGGAATTATCATTTGAATTCCGTAACTGATTCCGTGGCAGCCAAACTAGATTTTCTTGGAATCGCAAATAGATTCCAGCCCAAAATGATGGGAGCCAATAGACCTCTTACAATTTTTAACCTTGTTGGAAGAGTACTTGACTGCTAGTTATTCACTGCCTACCATATCTTAAAATCACCAGTAGAGAAGCTATGGGCACAATAATTTTCTCTAGAACAAATTGACAGCAACAGAACACGAGCGTGCATCAAGCTGCAGCACAACTTCTCCAGCTAAGTTAGTCGCAATCCACCATGTTTGCAAGTGAATTAGTTGCAACAACAGTGGGACAAAACAACAACACAATTCAGTTGCAAATTGCAATCCACCACTTGTGTATTCAAATTAGTTGCAACAACAGTTGGAAGAACAATtacaaaatttagtttcaaactgCTGCTGGCATCACAACCCTTAACACTGGAACGTAAGATTTTAGTTTGCAGCACCATCAACATGATATAAATCCTTTGGTAAGCTGCTCAAGACATCCTTTGAAAAAAGACATTTTGAACTCAAAATCCAATCATCTTCTAAACTGCTCAAGACATACAAATGGACTTCAAGAAACAGAATCATTTACAATTCTGGGAGCGGCTTAACAATCTAGCACAATCTGTGGCCAAGATGCCACAAGCAAGGCCCCACCCATGAGTCCCCATGAGTCGATGAATGACCAGTTGAACCGACAACAAATGTGATTGCTGCGCCCATGTCCTACGGCTGCTGTGTGGCAGAAACTTGAAACTTGCACAAGCTCACACTGCTAAATGGTTGTCGATATCGAAACTGCGGAGATCTGAAGCTCCGGCTCCGATCCTGCATATGGGAGTAGCCCAAGTTAAGATTCCATTACTGAACATAGGATGTCACTGAGACATGGACTATGCAAAGAGCAAGCAGGAAACCAGCAAAGGTTTTCAGCTCCAgtgaacttgtagttcaagggtaCATGGCTATCCATCATGATAATGACCATAGGGTCGAACAAAGTGAGGGGTACCTCTTGTTTATAGTGCAGTAATGGAATTTGATGTTTCCAGACTTGACATCTTCAATATACTGCAACAGTTCATGTACATGTCAGAAGCTTATGAGGTCAAAGGGCTACAAACTAGAGCTTGCTCGCATGATGATTGAATGGGAAGGAGGGTTTTACCATTCTCAGGGTGACGATGATTGAAGAAAATGCTAGAGAATCAAAGGGTATATCATCTAGAGCAAAAAGTGCACATTCTAGCGACTCGACTCCAGGTGAGAAATTTGGGGTCTTCATTCTTGCTCGGAAAATAATGTAACTCTACTGCATGGCATCACAATACGCAAGAAGAAACAACTTAGTAGTGTATGGAGACAAACATGAACACTTTGACTAGGCTACTTTTCACTCACTTGGCCAATCAGCGGAATATCCAGCTGAGCAAAAGGGGAGACTATCTCCACATCTGCACAAGCTTCTTCCAGTGTTTCCCTGGAGGCTCCTTGTGCTGCAGACTCTCCAACCTCCAAATAACCAGCAGGAAGAGTCCTGTTGATGCAACCTTGATTAGAATGATTAAGCAGCACCAAATCACGTGATCTTTGCTAGTCATTTGCAAGAACGTGGCAGAAAGGAATTGAAAATATGGTACTAGTGAACATTGCATCAGAAAAAAAGAGAGCATTCGTGAGCTTAAGAACAAAGTAAGAACCACAATACAAGCATCAAAATCATAACAATGAATTCTATAGTTTTACACTACCAATAATATAAGCAAACACAGACGCTTCACTGTGGATGCAGAATTGGTTTCGACACTTCCCCCATACTACTAGTGAAAGAGAGAATGTAAAGACTACCATTAAAGCAGCCCAAGCGAGACTTACTATATCCATCTAAATTATGTCTCCTATTTCTATGAAGGAATTATTCTACTATTGATCAATAATCATAGTGGAATCAAGGGTACAGAGTCAAAAAGGGACTCTCCCCTAAGGCTATGGATCAATCAGTTCAAGGAATTTACCCCTAACAAATTCTTATAGGAATTCCGATAGAATTAGAGAGCATTAAGTATAAATACGATACATAGCATAGCCTTTTTTTTTTCATTAAAAAATAGTACAGGAATGATGTCCTGAATAGAAGAAGCGGAAATAGGAATATTTTTGATTCCTTTTGTTTGttactctttttttatttttataagcAAAGGACGCCCAAATATACCATAAAATTATGGATAGATAAATATTTATTGGATACTATACCTACCTTACCCATGTTTATTTTTGACCTAAAGCCTACAGCCCTGCTTTCTATCATTCTATGAAAGAATGAAGAGACTTTATCCACAACACAAATCATAAATTAATTTATGATCGGCCTATTTAATCTGATTATCCCTCGAATAAGTAGTCCTTACTTTAGTGTATGTAGGTAAAATAAGATGTATGATAATGTATGATAATTAGGAAGTCTTGGTATTCCTTCACGGAGTCCCTTCTTCAATcttaaattgaaaaaaaaaatgcccCTTAGGTAAACAGAGTACAAGTATGGTAGAGACAGCACCAGAAACCCTGATTATAGACAGTAACGGAACGGCCAAAACTCAGAAGCAGCTTACCAAAGGCCATAAGCTGGCTCGATCTTTCTTCTGCAAAGTAGGACCTTGTTCTCATGCTCCACGAGGCACCCAACAACCTACAAAGACGACGTGGATTAATGACAAAAACAAAACAGCAAAAGCTAACACACCTATACCAGTTACTATTTGCTACATGCACTATTGCAGTCGAAAGATGCCATGGCAAAGATACGAAAAAAATAGCAGGCCTATATACCGGAAAACTGGAAGCAGTTGGCATCTGAATCAAGCAAAGTATTACGGTGTCTAGGTCCTAAATCCAAGATGCATATGCGCAAATATCTGAACTCTGAAGATTGACAGACAATGATGTCTTGGTATTCGGTCCATACCATTTTGGGGTTCTCGTAGTGAACTCTTCCGCAGGACGAGCACACGGCCCTCATCTTCTCGTCCCCATCCGGCACGGCCAGTTTCGTCGGGCTCCCGCACGCTGGGCAGAAGGGGATCCTCGACTTGGGCACCCCCTGCATAGGGAACGGTCGGCGGCTGTTAGCGGTGCATTCAGTAACATGGAGCAATATCGCTAGAGTGATGGCTGTGATGGCCTTCTCGGGAAATCAAAGCTAGCATCCAGCATCACATTTATTTATATTACGAACAAACGAACAGTCGAACAGTGGATGATTGAACACGCAAAAGGAAACCGGAGCACTGTGGTTTGAGTGAGGCGCTGTAATTTGGCTGGTTCCAATGCTAACTGCGCACGCACATGGTTGGTAAGTGTACTATGAAATCAGAGCACCGTGGGTTCGCTAAGCAGAGGGCGCGGAGATGGTAGGTCAGGCAGCCCTTGTAATCTGGCGAGGCCCCTGGGTTGGGGTCAACGCCCGGGCACCGCGCCTTATCTCCTGCCTGCCTACCGAAACGGAGGAACtggggaggaggaagacgcggacTCACCGCGGGGGGCGGCGACGGGGCGGCGGGGGAGCTGGCGCTGGCGCTGGAATTGGAGGTCGACATCCGGAGCGGGcgcaggcgggcggcggcggcggcgcggggcaggggagcggcggcggcgcggcggaggaggaggcaggCGGCGTGGGGGAGGAGCAGGTGGTGGGATCTGAGGAGGAGCATGGCGCGCGGTTTAGTAGGGCGAGGTTGGTGGCGTGGCGAGCGGAGGagggaggacggcgacctggaggtggaggcgggcgGAACGGGTGGGCGCGCGGTGAGGTCGGCCGCGGAACACGTCGGCCTGGTCGGCGGGCGCTCCGTGTCGCTGTGGCTGGGCTCGGTGGGTGGTCGATGGGGCCGGTGAGGTGGATAAACAACTCACGATGCCGTGGCACGTTTTATCTCCATGGattattttccattttttttattTATCAAGAGTTCTTTTTATTGTCAAACTATTTCGATGTTCAAGTTGCACATGACTTAACTATATAATGATGTAACAGGAGGGTGCGATATTATCAATCGAGCTGAAAACAAAAGATGGCATTGCTAGTTTAATTGTTAAAAATAGATAATATGAATATATTGCATGTGGAGATATATAATAAGTAAGAACTATTAGTGGGATGAGGTGGATAAATGATTGGCTAAGCGAATaggtgatgtggatagcttgcatgttgagatagataAATATTAATTACACTTAGTGGGGTTTTGTTTTAGAAGAAGTATAGATATATACCTTTCTCGACTCACTCTCTTTTAGATATAAAGATAAGTTGAGTAACTTACTCTTAGACGGAAAACTTTAAAGAAACCCTACCTTCGCGAGGGTTTGATGACAcacgcccttagagcatctccaacagacgcgccaaATTTTGGCGATGTAAAACTACTTTGCGGCGCGCTCTATCTGTGTTTCGTGCGTGAGAATATATTCTCCTCCAACAGAAGCTCTAAAGTTTGGAGCTGTAAAACTGGGTACTTGTTTCTGCGCGCGATTTGTACCGCGCGCTCTTTCCGGCGCGGTAGATATAGCGCACATGATAACGTTTTTGCAGCCCGCGCCACTTTACAGCACCAGCTGTTGGAGCACAATTTAGATCTCACACGCTAAACTAGTCACTTTTTCTGATACAGCAAAGGAGATGCTCTTATCCCTTATCTGGCACATGGTTCACCCTATGCTaagagtgtaggataacgttgcatagaaaacaaaaattttcctaccgcgaacacgcaatccaagccaagatgcaatctagaagacggtagcaacgaggggtatcgagtctcacccttgaagagattccaaagcctacaagatgaggctcttgttgctgcggtagacgttcacttgccgcttgcaaaagcgcgtagaagatcttgatcacgatcggttccggcgccacgaacgggcagcacctccgtactcggtcacacgttcggttgttgatgaagacgacgtccacctccccgttccagcgggcagcggaagtagtagctcctcttgaatccgacagcacgacggcgtggtgtcggtggcggtggaggatcccggcggagcttcgcttaagcgtgcggggaagaaggaggagtggggcggctagggtttggggagagggggtggccggcctccaaggggtgcggccaaggtggtggctttggtgtggccggcccctccctatgcccctcattatataggtggaacccaagtgttggtgtccaagtcttcgaataagacccgaaaccaaaaccttccataggaggggcaatcctagcccaactaggactcccacccaaaggtgggattcccacctcccatgtggggggtggccggcccctatggtggagtccacttgggactccaccccatctagggctggccggccatggaggtggagtcccttgtggactccaccttccttggtggtttcttccggacttttctagaaccttctagaaccttccatagaaccttccgcgatattttatttcacataaaatgacatcctatatatgaatcttattctccggaccattccggaactcctcgtgatgtccgggatctcatccgggactccgaacaaatattcgaactccattccataattcaagtactaccatttcaacatccaactttaagtgtgtcaccctacggttcgagaactatgcggacatggttgagtactcactccgaccaataaccaatagcgggatccggagatccataatggctcccacatattcaacgatgactttagtgatcgaatgaaccattcacatacattaccaattccctttgtctcgcgatattttacttgtccgaggtttgatcttcggtatcactctataccttgttcaacctcgtctccgacaagtactctttactcgtaccgtggtatgtggtctcttatgaacttattcatatgcttgcaagacattagacgacattccaccgagagggcccagagtatatctatccgtcatcgggatggacaaatcccactgttgatccatatgcctcaactcatactttccggatacttaatcccacctttatagccacccatttacgcggtggtgtttggtgtaatcaaagtacctttccggtataagtgatttatatgatctcatggtcataaggactaggtaactatgtatcgaaagcttatagcaaataactaaatgacgagatcttatgctacgcttaattgggtgtgtccattacatcattcatacaatgatataaccttgttattaataacatccaatgttcatgattatgaaactaatcatccattaatcaacaagctagtttaagaggcatactagggacttcttgtttgtctacatatcacacatgtactaatgtttcggttaatacaattctagcatgatatataaacatttatcataaacatagagatataaataataactacttttattattgcctctagggcatatctccttcgagtctcccacttgcactagagtcaataatctagattacattgtaatatacctaacacccatggcattcggtgttggtcatgctttgccctagggagagctttagtcaacggatctgctacattcggatcagtgtgtactttgcaaatctttacttctccatcttcgatgtactcgcgaatcgagtggtaacgcagcttgatatgcttcagcctcttgtgtgaccttggctcttgtgcattggcgatggcacccatgttatcacgatgtAAATGATTaaagggtccaatgcactaggaaccacaccgagctctacaatgaacctcttcatccataccgcttcgatgaagcctcgaagccgctatgtactcgattctgttgaagacttcgccaccgtgcactgctcgagcttgcccggcttactgcagcaccattcaatataaacacgtacccagattgtgacttagagtcatcaggatcagtgttccaacttgcatcggtgtaacttgttacaacgagctcttggtcacctccataacaaagaaacatatccttagttcttttcaagtacttcgggatattcttgaccgctgtccagtgttccattcctggatcactttgatatctgctagtcaaactaacagcatgcgctatatccggtcttgtacatagcatggcatacataatagagcctatctgccgaagcataggggatttgattcatcctttctctttcttctgccgtagccggtccttgagtcttactcaagaccttgcacagtaacataggtaaaaaccctttcttactttcgtccattctaaacttctttagaatcttgtccgagtatgtactctgtgatagccctattaggcgtcttgatctatctctataaatcttgatgcctaatatatatgatgcttcaccaaggtctttcattgaaaaactgttattcaaataaccttttacacttgcttaatagttctatatcattcccgatcaataatatgtcatctacatataatatcaggaatgctacggagctcccactcactttcttgtaaatacaggcctctccatgacacttgtataaacccgaagtctttgatcaccttatcaaagcgtcggttccaacttctcgatgcttgcttcgagtccatagattgaacgctgaagtttgcatactttgtcggcatttttaggatcaacaaaacctttgggttgtaccatatacaactcttcctcaatgtctccattaaggaacgccgttttgacatccatctgccaaatctcataatcgaaaaatgcagctattgctaacaaaatcctcacagattttagcttcgctacgggtgagaaagtctcatcgtagtcaaatccttgaatttgtcggaaaccctttgcgacaagtcgagctttatagacagtaatattaccatcggcatctgtttttctcttgaagatccatttattctcgactgacctttcggctatcaggtaggtctaccaaagtccatactttgttatcatacatggatcccatttcggatttcatggcttcttgccatttgttggaatccgggctcatcatcgcttcttcatacgtcgcggggtcctcatcattgttatccacaatcatgacatttagacaaggatcataccaatcaggagtggcacgttcccttgtcgatctgcgaggttcgatagtttcctcgttcgaagtttcatgatcattatcattagcttcctctcgttgccggtgtaggcggtacagtgtaCATCTTCCgatctgcgctactcgatcaacgagtatagattcattaatctcatcgagttctacttttcttccagtcacttctttagtgagaaattctttctcaagaaaggttccgttcttagcaacaaagattttgccttcggatctgtgatagaaagtgtaccctatagtttccttagggtatcctatgaagacgcatttctccgctttgggttctagcttatccggttgtaacttttttacataggcttcgcaaccccaaactttaaggaacgacagcttaggtttcttattaaaccataattcatacggtgtcgtttctacggattttgatggtgctctatttaaagtgaatgcggctgtctctaatgcataactccaaaatgataacggcaaatcggtaagagacatcatagaacgaaccatatctaagagagttcgattacgacgttcggacacaccatttcgttgtggtgttcccggcggtgtcaattgtgaaagtattccgcatttctttaaatgcatgccaaactcataacttagatattcacctccgcgatcggatcgtagaaatttaatcttcttgttacgttgattttctacttcactttggaattccttaaacttctcaaaagtttcggatttatgtttcatgaaat encodes:
- the LOC124654883 gene encoding nudix hydrolase 23, chloroplastic-like, which codes for MLLLRSHHLLLPHAACLLLRRAAAAPLPRAAAAARLRPLRMSTSNSSASASSPAAPSPPPAGVPKSRIPFCPACGSPTKLAVPDGDEKMRAVCSSCGRVHYENPKMVVGCLVEHENKVLLCRRKIEPAYGLWTLPAGYLEVGESAAQGASRETLEEACADVEIVSPFAQLDIPLIGQSYIIFRARMKTPNFSPGVESLECALFALDDIPFDSLAFSSIIVTLRMYIEDVKSGNIKFHYCTINKRIGAGASDLRSFDIDNHLAV
- the LOC124652443 gene encoding UTP--glucose-1-phosphate uridylyltransferase-like — its product is MAAAAVAAGPDAKIEKFRDAVAKLDEISENEKAGCISLVSRYLSGEAEQIEWSKIQTPTDEVVVPYDTLAPAPEDLDAMKALLDKLVVLKLNGGLGTTMGCTGPKSVIEVRNGFTFLDLIVIQIESLNKKYGCDVPLLLMNSFNTHDDTQKIVEKYSNSNINIHTFNQSQYPRIVTEDFLPLPSKGQSGKDGWYPPGHGDVFPSLNNSGKLDTLLSQGKEYVFVANSDNLGAIVDIKILNHLINNQNEYCMEVTPKTLADVKGGTLISYEGRVQLLEIAQVPDEHVNEFKSIEKFKIFNTNNLWVNLKAIKRLVEADALKMEIIPNPKEVDGVKVLQLETAAGAAIRFFEKAIGINGPRSRFLPVKATSDLLLVQSDLYTLVDGYVIRNPARVKPSNPSIELGPEFKKVASFLARFKSIPSIVELDSLKVSGDVSFGSGVVLKGNVTITAKSGVKLEIPDGAVLENKDINGPEDL